The stretch of DNA TGATCTTGTCCTGGTACGAGCAAAAGGCCGTGGCCATCCTGCTGACCCTGCTTCATCTGGGCATCAAGGGTATCCGTCTCGGGCCCACGCTGCCGGCCTTCATCACGCCGAACGTGCTGAACGTGCTGGTCGAGAACTTCGACATCAAGCCCATCACCACGCCGGACGAGGATTTGAAGGCCATCCTCGGCTAACACAACCTCCAGAAACGCAAAAAACCCCGAACCTTTTGGTTCGGGGTTTTTTGCGTTTGGGCCGTGCGTTGCTCCGCGCGCTTGTCCTGTGTATGGCGGACAACATTCCTTCGAATTTTCATCCACTCGGCACGGAGAACGCATGAACTGGTTTCGAAACATTCCCCATGGAAGGTATCTGTTTGTCCTGACCTGCCTTTTCACGCTGGAATTTCTGGCTCTGGCCATGGACCCGTTTGACCGCAAGGATTGGCTGTTGGAGAACGTCCTTGTTGTCGTGGCTCTGGGGGCGCTGTGGGCAACGGCCAGGAAATTCCCCTTGTCCCGCATTTCCTACACGCTTATCTTTATTTTTTTGTGCATCCACGAGATCGGTTCGCACTACACCTACGCCGAGGTTCCCTACGACCAGTGGTTTTCGGCGGCCTTCGGCTCGACGTTCAACGCCCTGGTGGGTTGGGAGCGCAACAATTTCGACCGCATCGTCCATTTCCTGTACGGCCTGCTCCTGGCCTATCCCCTCCGCGAGATTTATTTCCGGATCGCGGACGCCGAAGGGTTCTGGGGGTATTTTCTGCCCCTGGATTTCACCATGTCCACGTCCATGCTCTATGAACTCATCGAATGGGCGGCGGCCGAATTTTTCGGGGGCGAGCTTGGCGCGGCCTATCTGGGTACCCAGGGCGATGTCTGGGACGCGCACAAGGACATGCTTTTGGCCAGCGTCGGAGCGCTGGTGGCCCTGCTGGTGACCCTGGGCCTGAATATGTGGCTGCAAAAAGATTTTGCCCGTGAATGGTCGCGCAGCCTGGAGATCAAGCATCCCGCGCCCTTGGGCGAGGACGAAATCGCCCGGCTCCTGGACGAAAAGAGCCGGGACGGGTCCGTCAATCCCTGATTTTTTGATTCTTCCCTAGCGCGGGCCGGAGTTCTCTTCCGGCCTCGCCCCGTCTTCCGTCCGGGCCGGTGAGCCCGGAATCCACCAGTGGGTCGCGGCACGGGCCTCGTCCGCCGTGGCCTGCCGGGTCCGGTACACGGAATAGAGCATGGAGCCCCCGATAATGGCGGCCGTGGCCAGCAGGGCCGTTTCCGTGGAGATGATTTTCCCATCGAAAAAGGTGTTCACGAGCATCTTCACGCCCACCAGGATCAGGACCAGGGACAGCCCGTATTTGAGATAATGGAAACGGTGGATGACTCCGGCCAGGGCGAAGTACAGGGCGCGCAGCCCGAGAATGGCGAAGACGTTGGATGAATAGACGATGAAGGTGTCCGTGCTGATGGCCAGAATGGCCGGGATGGAGTCCAGGGCGAAGATGACGTCCGAGGTCTCGACCACGACCAGGACCATGAACAGCGGGGTCATGAAGAGCAGGCCGTCGCGCCGGACCCAGAACTTGTCGCCCTCGAATTCCTCGGTCACGCGGAAATTCCGGCGCATGAAGCGGACGATGCGGTTGCCGGACATGTCGGGTTCCTGGTTGATGGTCACGAGCATCTTGATGCCAGAGGCGACGAGGATCAGGCCGAACACGTAGAGCAGCCAGTGAAAGGTGGCGATGGCGCTGGCTCCGACTCCGATGAGCACGGCGCGCATGACCAGGGCCCCGAGCACGCCCCAGAGCAGGACTTTGCGCTGGCTGGCCTTGGGCACGGAAAAGTGCAGGAAAATGAGCAGAAAGACGAAGATATTGTCCACGCTCAGACTTTTTTCGATGAAGTAGCCGGTCAGGAATTCATATCCGGCCTGAGTGCCCCGGAAATAGAAGACGCCGGCCCCAAAGAGCAGGGCCAGGACGATATAGCCCAAACTGGCCCACAGGGCGCCGCGTACGCTCATGCCGTTTGGGCCGCGTTGGAGCAGGCCCAGATCGAAGGCGAGTAGGGCCAGGATGAAAATATGAAACAGGGTCCACACGAGCAGGGTGTTCATGCTTTACTCCGGGGAAGCTGTATGGGGCGCGCCCGCGCGGGGGATGCCCGCGCGGGGCGGGTGCGTCAGATGGCCAGCTGCTGGATGCCTTCCAGGGTCCACTGCGGATTGGCGGCGCTTTCGTCGCGGCGGATGTGCCAGACTTCCCGGATCTGTTCGGCCTGGGCCGTGGGGCCGTCCTCGCGGAGCATGGCGTCGAAGAGCACGCTGATCACGCTTTCCGTGCCCACGGTGCGGGCTTCGAGGACGCGGGCCTCGACCATGAGGATTTCCGTCCGGCCTGGCGTGGGATCCTGACTGGCCTGACGGCTGATCTCGGCCAGAACCTCG from Deltaproteobacteria bacterium encodes:
- a CDS encoding TerC family protein; translation: MNTLLVWTLFHIFILALLAFDLGLLQRGPNGMSVRGALWASLGYIVLALLFGAGVFYFRGTQAGYEFLTGYFIEKSLSVDNIFVFLLIFLHFSVPKASQRKVLLWGVLGALVMRAVLIGVGASAIATFHWLLYVFGLILVASGIKMLVTINQEPDMSGNRIVRFMRRNFRVTEEFEGDKFWVRRDGLLFMTPLFMVLVVVETSDVIFALDSIPAILAISTDTFIVYSSNVFAILGLRALYFALAGVIHRFHYLKYGLSLVLILVGVKMLVNTFFDGKIISTETALLATAAIIGGSMLYSVYRTRQATADEARAATHWWIPGSPARTEDGARPEENSGPR
- a CDS encoding DUF2238 domain-containing protein: MNWFRNIPHGRYLFVLTCLFTLEFLALAMDPFDRKDWLLENVLVVVALGALWATARKFPLSRISYTLIFIFLCIHEIGSHYTYAEVPYDQWFSAAFGSTFNALVGWERNNFDRIVHFLYGLLLAYPLREIYFRIADAEGFWGYFLPLDFTMSTSMLYELIEWAAAEFFGGELGAAYLGTQGDVWDAHKDMLLASVGALVALLVTLGLNMWLQKDFAREWSRSLEIKHPAPLGEDEIARLLDEKSRDGSVNP